Part of the Elgaria multicarinata webbii isolate HBS135686 ecotype San Diego chromosome 5, rElgMul1.1.pri, whole genome shotgun sequence genome, atttgctaccagccAAGGTTTAATGttctggtactagtgtacaacaCCCTAAAgaatttgggaccaggattccTGACAGAGTGCCTGCTCCCTTACCCACTTGCCTGGTCAatgaggtcatcagaggggatGCTTCTGGTGGTTCAAGATGAACCTATGACCCAATTGGAGTCCATCCAGagtcttcaatgtggtggcccctttctttcaaactccctgcctctggaggtctggcaggcaccaacattggtTGTGTCCGGCAGCTCCCAAAAACAGATCTATTTCAGGAAGCATTTCTTAACTTGCCAGCCACAGTTTCTACTGGCATTCTGTTTTTCTTgcaaaaaagaataattttaatatggtgttctatttttttttacctcttgttttcaccactccagaatcttaTAGCTATGTAGCActatagaaatgttgtaaataaaaaaataaaaatatatataactagTAATTTTAAATGTctatttttaaatagattttttagAGCTGCCTGAGGTTGCAGCATTGTACATTGTGCTTCTTCAACACGTAGGAAGGCCAAAGTGGTGGCCAGTTTGGCAAATTTAGATGATTGCCATTTCTTTTGGAGATAACACTTTCCTCTTGTGTGCTTGGCTTTTGGGTCAATCCACCTCCATTCATTTTGAATTCCTATCTTTTTCAGTCTCAGTTTAGGGGAGTGCTTTCTCCCAGTATCAGTAGAAACATTTTGTGGGAGTGACAGGCTGCTATGATACCACATGCTTGGATAAAACAAACATTGGCAATGCAATCATTCCACTGGCATTTGCAAGTTTATCTAACAGGAAACTAATTCCAGGAGCTGAAACCtatgaggttgtgtgtgtgtgtttaaagttctttcttttcaacttCTCTTATTTTAATGGCAATGGTCTGACctaaaaatgtgaaaaataacAATATGCATAGATTTAGGGACAAAGTACTCATCATGTGAAGCACATGCATTAAAGAGCACGCTTACAATTGGGCACTATTTGTTTAGAAAAAGCAGCTGCAAAGACCTTGATCCAAATTGTGCACGGGGAGGAaaggtttaatttatttatatttatttatttatttatttattacatttttataccacccaatagctgaagctctctgggcggttcacaaaaattaaaaccataataaaacaaccaacaggttaaaagcacaaatacaaaatacagtataaaaagcacaaaccctCTTACCCTTGTGCCAATTCCCTACCAAAGATTGCCTCCAATGCTGCTATTTGACACTGAAGGCACTATTTGCAGCAAATAGCAAACTGCTTACTACTGGACCATCTCccctttatttacatttataagaACAAAAGAATACAAGTAgaactgtgaagaagtacttccttttatctgtcctgaatatcccaccaaaAAGAACTAAACCTCggccaatttaaaaacaaataaatactaacCCTCGAAGAGGGGGTGCGGATGCTCCCAGACACCCCGGAACTGCTGCGTCTGTGCTCGGGTGGGTGGGCACAGCAGTGCCTCCCGGAAAGTGCGCAGCTGCACTCCTTCCACTGTAGACTGTCAAAAGGAGTGTCAAGGCGGCGGTGCGCCACCTCGCCCCATACTGCAGACCCAATGTCATGAAGACAAGGgccgggagagagagaaaaatatatccctatccactttctccacaccataaataattttgtacatctatatcatgtctccccttactcgcctcttttctaagctgaacaatcccagatgttgcaaCCTTTCGTCATAATGGAgttctccagccctttgatcattttagttgtccttttctgcagtttttccaactctataatatctttttccAGGTGTAGTGACAAaagctgtacacagtattccatgcATAGTCACACAATGCGTGTGTATAGTATGTTGTCAAGACAGATGTTGAAAGGTTTCTGAATGTCAAGTGTACTCCAAACACATTTTATCCAAAATTAAAGCTTAACATCAGCTTCTACTATAGTTGGAAAATGATGAGCCAGCTGACCCTTGCAAAAAATGAAAAGTGAATGAGTCGTATGCTCTGAACTTCATTATTACCACTATTTCTTAATATTATTTTGTTTCAGATATTGAACTGTGTTTGTGGTTTTCAGTGATTGACTTTTCTGTGCAAATCTGATTTCAATGTAGTGTTGGCTTAGCTAGGTGAAAGAGCTGTTAAATGAAATATGATATGCCCTAAGGACATACAAGAAATAGTTACAAGCTATGTGCCTCAGGTTTCCAAAGAGGACCTAAACACCTGAAGAGAGAAACTGGAGTAACAaaaattattataattgaaaatgaaattatAGGACAATAAAAAGTTATAGGCCAACCTCAAAGGAAAATTCTAGGATAAATATCAAAATATGGAGACCAAATAAAAACACAGCCCTTGTTATTAGCTGTCTGATAATCCTGATGCTTGAAATTTGGTTGTGATGAGCATTGATATTAGAACTCTTTAATAGTCATCAAAAAAATATCCCTCATCATTTATGCTTCTGGCATTGTCGTATGAAAGACACAGTCACTGCACTTCTCCAAAGgcacctaaggctgcaatcctatgcaatttaCCAGGGAGTTAGTGTCACTGAATatagtagggcttacttctaagtagacacatataggtTAAGGCTGTACATTACATAAAAtgattaattgctattaaattCCATCTCACTTAAATGGCAATGGATTTTATATGCCTGAGCTTCAGTGTGCTCCCTCTCCTCTGTTCTAGTAACAATTCTAGTAAAGATTAGGAGCTGTGATTGATTGTAACAGATTTTGTTATCGTTGTCAAACACATTTTCCGTTCTCATAAATAACAGCTTGCCAATCGCTACAGGGAAACGATTTCCCAAAATGCCAAATGATGCAAGTGTAAAATAGTCTGAGTACGAGTCTCATAatacacggacacacacacacacgcacacacacgtagGATCAAGTATCAGTGTAGTGTAGATAGTAAAAGTTATCAGGGAACGGTATGTAGCTCAGAAGAAGCATTTAATAGGCTGGTACTTGCTGAAACAGAAAGGAACAATATTCAGGACCCACTGATACTAGTTTGTGTTGCAGTAACGAATGGAAACAGTGAACAAGCATTTCCAAAAGTAATTCTTCTTGGAACATCGAGATATAGAGTATTGCTTGTATGGAATAACTAAGCTGAAGTACAGCAAGTCAAGTCAAATGTGAAGCAGTGCAGGTGTTGGAGATATGACctgaacaaagcaaagctgagGTGAGTAAACAGATATAAgtttgccagtccaggtccgggcccaattcaaagtgctggtattaacatttaaagccctaaacggtttggggccaggttatctgaaggaacgcctcctcccatatgtacctacccggactttaagatcatctacaggggcccttctccgtgagcccctgccaaaggaagtgaggcaggtggctactaggaggagggctttctccgctgtggcaccccggttgtggaacgagctccccagagaggtccgcttggcgcctacactgtactgctttcgtcgccagctgaagacctttttattcactcagtaatGTCACTTAagttaacttaattttaacttaaatttaaattttactgttttaactctgtattttaatcttatatcaactttgctgtgtggttttatcctggttgcgctttttatactgtatttcgtaattgtgttttaaactgttgggtgttttactgtggttttaatttttgtgaaccgcccagagagcttcggctattgggcagtataaaaatgtaataaataaataaataaatagataaataagacAGAATGAATAAACAGTGGCTTGCATCCATACTAAATTAGTCATGATTTTGATTAAAGCAAGACTAacttagcctggatccaaccatttgattttttaaaatattatactttactatgattttactaTTCTTTACAAAATCCATTTCTTAAAGGACAGAAGGATGCCCCAAATTCTGATACATAAAGGATGTTGCTTCTGAAACATAATAGACTGCTTTGTGTAATATCACAAAAGTCCCAGCCCTGGAAGAAATAATTCAAGGGTCCTCAACCTTTTGGAGCCATTAGGCacattggaattttgagagattgTGGGGGGtgcagtcacaaaatggctgccatggtggtggCTTGCACATTCACAAATAGCTGCTATGATGATGGGAcaatcacaaaacacccattttccaAAAGGCAAACTGGGGAGGCCAAAAGACAAGTAActtgagtacaaagcagaggtgggtgcTATGTTTCAAAAGAGAAAATCTATAGGGTTTTGCTCCAgcacctatttcacagaaggcaaacttaGGAGGCTCAGAGTCAAGTAACTTGGCTAAAAAACTAAGTATAATGCAGAGGTTGGATGTGTGACCAccaatgccaaatcacatatttgcccccacaaagctttaaaaaatgcccatttcacagaaagggcTGAGTCCAGGAGTGCAGCATTGGGACCTCAAGAATAAACCATTCCAGCTCAAGTGCTTCTTGACAACATTGTACAATGTAGCATCTCCTCTACACTAACCAACGACTACTCCCAGATTGGAGAAGTAGAAGCAGGTTTTACTCTTACAGGTCATCACAGCAATTTTCTATGAGAGTGTCTAGTAGCAACAAAACTAGTATGTGTCCTTATCTTATTCCTTTTGCCTGCCCACTAGGCAAAAGGAATAAGACTGCCCACACCATTAGGCGGAATGAGGCAGCTGCTTTAGGTAGCAAACTTTGACCATCGTTAAATGACCACACATGATcaactatttattttttactgtagaCTCTGTACAGCGTAGAGGGAGCACTATTTGGATTATCTGCTTCTGGCATGCATCAAACATGTCTTGGACTGGTCCTGGTGCTCAGGCCATAAGTGTGGTGAGTGGTTAGAATGAATGACATCAGAACTCAAACCAAGTGCAATGCTATTTTCCACTTCACAAATTTTGTTCTGGAAATACCCACACACACATAATCCCCCACCATTAATACCTAGTGTTCCTTTGCTTGAAAACTACTCTTGTGCAGTTCATGCTGCCATTCTTAAAACTTTTTCTGGAACTGTTTATTGCAGCATGTTAGTTGGCAAAACGATAAGTTCACAGTCCAACTATGTGTGAGGGAAACATTAGTATGTATATATCTCAATTGTGATACTGAAGATGTTTTGCTTTAGTTGACTTAAAGAGTCTATAAACCAAGCTTAAAATGAGAAAACACTGAAAGGAAAATGGCTGGGGCAGTAATTGGATCCGCTTCATGCATGATTGTGCTCTTAGACATTTGTGACTGGATTTATCACAGAGGGAATCCCATTGACCTCAAAAGAGTTGCAGCCGAGATGCGTTTGACCTTTGAAGTTTAGCATTAACGacaatgtttctattggcatctCTGGCATTCTGTAGAAGTGAGAGGCATGAAGGAAGTGGATTAAATATtgggtttaaaaagaaacaaacattaTTGCTTATTAAAAAGAGAGTGCGGGATTGTTATGCTAAGCATGCTGCAGCAGAGAACTCTAAAGAAGAATCTTTACTGTGGTTATCTAGATAAGGGTTgggaagaagggagagcagggtcTACTCAGAGACctccaggtgatttgcagtagattgacaGGGGTTTCctattcccaattgtttaacaatagcagcaataaaataaCTTTTTCCACCTAAAGTAGGCTGCTAAAATCAAGAACACTTGGGAAAGGGCTGTGATTTCAATTcaattctggtactgaaaacaaatccctAGGCTTAGAGGAGCCCTGTTCTTTATTTTTTGTGAATAATTTTTGCTTTAGCTatggaggtatagaaatgcaataaataaataaatctaagtaAATGACATTTGCGCCTGACTCTGGTTGGAGAATcttgggattctagtaaaaaacaaagtagatctgaGAAGCTTGAAGTCTGTCCACTCTTGAATCCAGTGTAGACAAGGTGTCTTCACTTCTCTGGGCACTGCTAAAAGCTCCTTTGATATTCTTTCCAAGTGTAGAGTCTGAGTCCCTTTTAACAAGGCAAGCCTGGAGAAATGGCCATTGTTTCCTCTGAATGTGGTCTCCCATCAGCATGAAGAGCAGAATATTCACTATGCAGCAGACGATTTGAAAGACATGGCAGGATGCTGGCTTCAAATGAGGCTGGTTACTCATTCCAAATATGAATGTTTGAAACAGAGCTGCATAAGAAATCTGAATAAGCTACTAAAGCTCATATGCCTCTGTGCTCCAAGAGGTTTGGGCTACACCATAACATACATCTTCATGCCTAGGAGGCTAAGCCCTGGTCTAATTCAGCATTGGAATTAAGATACTTCTTCACAGAAGTACATAGGAAATAGTGGAAGACAGCTAAAACTTTCTCTGGTCTTAAGAAGAAGCTTTATTAGCTATTAGTACATTATGAACTGCTCTGTGATAGACCACGCCTGGGCAACTGtacaaggactttttttttcctgggagaAGGGACTGCCAGGTAGTTTAGACTTCCAAGTAGAAATAGAATGGGCAGGAGAATTCTACTTGATCACCACTGACTCCTGTACAGAGGGAATCAGCTCAACTattgagagctccagctattgggcggtatagaaatgtaataaataaataaataaataaataaataaataaataaataaactagaacaATAATGATGCAAGGCTAGTGTCTTGATTGTCATCCTCCATAGATATGTCTCTGAATGTTGTACAGTACAGATCCCCTGCATTCttggattttattgtatttagatATATTAGCTTTGTTATTGTGTCTAGCCAAACAAATAACACTAACTTACTTGTTGCAGATTCCCTGAGGTGGCTGCATATTGTCCAGACATGTATGCACAGTTATCCTAGAAAAAAGGAAGTGCCTGCAGAGAAGTATCATTAGAAGACCAAGACTCTGGAAATTATTGAAAAAACTCTTCTGGGCACAGGCACATACCTCATTGATCATTGCAAAAGAATTCAGATTGAAGCCTAAAGGGGAGGAGTGAGGTTCAGCATCAAAATATTGTTTATTATTGATCACACTTTCAACGTGCAATATACTTTGCAATCCATCTCACTTATCCTTGCAATGACCCTGTGAACTTGGTCACTATTATTCCcaattttacagatggggaaaggagactgagagacagtgacttaCCAAGAACACCCAAAATTCTGACAGAGAAGTAGGCATTTCTGCCTGAGTTGAATCTCTGTATTGTGAAGAGGGTAGAAGTGATCACCATATCATAAAAGTATCTCCTGAATATCTATTATCCCCAACCCTCAACTATTTTAATATGGTCCTTCATCGAGCAAATGTAAGCTACCCATGAATAGATATGGTGGAAAAATTGTTGGAGAAAATAGTTTTGAAAGCTAAATGTATTCTGTGGTAATAATGCTATGTTTATTCTCAGTAAGTTGGCAGTCATTGGTAAGATCCACTGATTTAAAGAAGTGAGGTTCCTGGAGCTATGACTCCTATAATTATGATGGCAGTATTCACCCAAAGGCACCATCTCTTTTTAGTTGGCTTCTTAAGCTTCTGTGTAGATAGTTTCGCACAAGGTCAAAAGAATAACACACTCATTTTCACCAAAGAAAACACCATTCGTAATTGCACATGTCCTAATGATATCAGTAAAAATGACTGTGATTACAGTCTGGCAAATCTGATCTGCAATTGTAAGACCGTTTTGCCCTACACAATAGACAAAACCTACTATGATAATCTGACAATTTGGTTTACAGAAACATTCATGTTAGGAATGCTCTTAAACTTTACAGCTGTGGATGACCTGAAGCTCTCGCTCTGTGGCACTATACCTCTGTCAACAAAATATCTGACTATCTGGGGAGTGCGACAGTTACAAATAAGAAGTGAGATCAATGGGCAGTTACAAGAGCAAAGTTTAACAATCTACAGCAGCCGTGACAGTGGAAAACAGGGCAAATTAAAGATGCCATGCAAAGAAAGGGACATGATTACCCACATTGCTGTTTTAGACACATCTCTTTTCAATGGCTATGGCCCACTGAAATCATATAGTGTGGAGAATGTTTCCAACATTACAGACCACTTTCCACATTTGCCATATTTGGACACATTTTTCACCATGAACAACAAAAGCTGCATTGTAACATTCATTTACTGACATAGTATGCTTGGCCCTTTCTTCTGTGCAGTCATGGGACATCATCAGAAATACCATGTTTTAGAAGCAAAGCTATCATTCTTTTATTAATATAAAGAAGCTGAATTATCATTAGTTCTATTTTCCTTTTTCAGTAAACTTTAAATTTTATAGTTTAAAGGGAGGTAATTTCATTTCAAACCCCCTCCACCAACTGTTCAAACACTAACAGAGTCTCTGTCAGAGTTACTAAGCCAGCTATTATATTCAATACATAAGCTAACCTATTCCATAACCATGTTTCTATAATCATATCTCAACTGAACAAGCTGGAATATGAACAAGCTTTTTGGTTGCACTTCTCTTTGTGAGCAGCCAAACCAGAAAGCCTTCCATTAAGTATGGTTTTTCATTTTATCCAAAACCAGCTTCTAAGGTGAAAAAATTAGATTGAGAACATATTTGCTTTCCAGCATGTGACGTctgtcaatgaccctgttcagatgacacaatatgccacggtggttaagcactttgagttaaacattgggcccattcagacaacatggtaaaccaTGATTAGCCGTTAACTCCTTGGCAGTAAATGGTTAGTTagcatgtttaagccatggttatatagccaacatagttaggaatggttcacacaatatgctaagccataatgtttagctcaaaatgcttaaccactgtggcttagtttgttgtcattatggcttagcacatcAAATGGAACGTGACTTAGCATGTcgagtgaaccattcctaaccacggtggctacataaccacggtttaaacatgccatttgctgcaaaagggttagcggcctaatcatggcttagtgtgttgtctgaaaaggtcTAAAGAAAGATGAGGAAGAGATGTACCCCTGCAAAAGACTCAGGTCTCAGCCAGGTGACTACTAATTCAAAGTGAGGAAATGGTTTTAAATGTGAAGAATTCTGGGATAGTGAAGAATTTAGGAAAGGGGACACTTAAATATAGATAAGGATCAGTCCTTTGTTTCAAAAacagtgttgctgctgcttttttgtgGCTCCATCCCAAAACttcttatcatcatcaccaccatccatTAATCAGCATTGATAAGGTACCTAAAATGTATTAAGCTCTGTACAAAGACTAGAGAATAAGACAGTCCTGGtctgtaggcttacaatctaaaacatgacacaaaaagaggggacaggaaaagcagaggaaatcatataataaaatataataaaaataaactcaaGCACCAGTTTTTAATATTATGTAATTATTCATATAGACCCTGTTGAGACAACTTGataagtcacagtggttaagcatttttgaactaaacattatggcttagcgtggtgtaaaccattcctaaccatgatttaaacacactcactaaccgtttgctgcaaaagggttagcagcctaaccatggcttagcatgtcatcagtGTTGGAATGGCAAGAGCTCAGGGAAGAGAGCAGACTATTACTGTTTAAGCATGGAAGATCGGGGACAATGTCAGCCATAATTGCCACTGGCAGCTAGTACTGTTTGCACAGGGGGAAACAATGGTCAATATCCAATGGGGCTGCTGTGCTTACAATATTAACACAGTGCTAGCAAaagcatcctccacaatgctaaTAGTGTAAGCTGCCGCAATGGATTTTCCTTGGAAACCATTAGCACCAGCTTACACTATTATCATTACACTAGAGGTCGCTTACACTAGTGCTACATCGATTGCATAAGCGCAGTGGCttccttggatactgcccaaagtaaTTGGTCCTTCTTCATTAACTTTAGATTCAAACATTACTAAAGCAAGAGCTGGTCTGGATCCTTATTCAGACACTTCATGACTTGACTAACAGGAATTAGACATCATACCACTAATTATATTGAATAAAACTATTTGTGATTAAGTTAAAACAAGCAAGTTACTAGTAGCCTGACAGATGATTTCATATTTTCCATTGTGCTTCTGTGCTATAAATGTTGATAGCACACAACATCCCAAAGAACTGGCTCTTCCACTGTCTACTGGAGCTTCTGTGCTATTGGATATGATAGTTTAAAGTTGCTTTGGATATTATATTGAATCTTTGAAAATGTTGTATATGTACTCGTTAGAATGCTTTGTTCACAACATATACATGGTCCTCATTGTATGCCTCATACACCAGGGAGGCACAATTGGCTAGAGCTATCAACTGTGTGTGCAGAGAAAAACACATGTTTTGCTATtttgtaccatatttcttcgattgtaagacaccatcgattgtaagacgcacactaatttcagtaccaccaacaggaaaaaaaaacaccctaagacacacccgcgattctaagacgcaccccatttttagagatgtttatatgggggaaaaagtgcaccttagaatcgaagaaatagggtaatacaaAGTGATCTTCAGAGAGAATGAAtcaaaagatgaaaattttaGTGAATACATTAAAATCAAACAGTTTAGATAATCACATTGTCAGATAAAAAATGTCAATCAAATTTTGAAATGACATAACTGAGAATCAAGATGAGTTTCTTGTGAAATAGTCATTGTAGCATTATTGAAATGTAATATGTATCTCTTCTTGCAACATCATTCTTCTTGACACTTGACTACCAGCTAATATTTACTCATGGGTAATGAATGTTCTTTGAAATGCAATTAATACTTCGGACTCTAAGCTCAGTAAATAGTGTGGACAATAATGCATTCAGTTTTATCTACTCAATATTATTATGTATATAGAGTTTTTACTCAGCGTAGCCCGTTTCTTTGCATATTTTCAATAATGCCAATTACCAAGTGATTTTTCTTGTGTTGTATTATTGATTTACagatttatcatagaatcatagcatagtagagttggaaggggcttataaagcCAATGAGTACAATCCCCTTATGATGTGTGAGACAGAGTTGTGAAATGTttggtatttttaaaacatttcctagTACAGTATGGCTTGCAAACCATGTGTGCAATGCAGTAgggtgggttttctggaaaattttgaatgAGAAAACTTTCCTACACAAATTAGGCTAATATGAATTGGGCTAAATAAGCTAATGCAAATTAGGCTGACATGCATCACTTATATCATAAAATTTCCACTAaagagtgatctaatttagcatgcttactaaatacaagtaaaataaacaaacttaaaACAATACCCTATGTTATTATTTTTCCTCCCAAAATACCACAAGTATTGacttgaaatatttgaggggggaaattaaagttTTCTCAATATGATttgaatgttatattatgtagacatttttattgtaaaataaatacttgtaaaatgttaaagacaatagcatgtactttTCTTTCGTTatttaaatgtaagaaagaagcaaaggtactgaaaactgttgacacactaattcagccttccccaacttggtgccctccagatattgggactacaactctcagccatCTTTCAGTCAGTATAGATGGCTGAGGCTGCtggaaattgtaatccaacacatttggtggacaccaagttggaaaaggttgcattaattaattttagaaaCACAAAGATCTATGCATGATATGGCGATAAGCACTTATGTATGTCAACAAAGCTCAACTCCGTTCCACTATGGTTGCTGGGCACCTTCAGTTTTACTTGTCAcaatttatttgttccatttcacACTGAAACATAAATTTATTTCTCACATACTCGCTAGGGATAATAACAAGAAAAACATTAACTACAACTATGAAACCACAAAGTTTgcttagggcacaatgctatgcatgtttagacagaaaaaaagtactatgaatgaatgaatacctttactgaataagtcttctgaccatttcaaaaaaaacccacaaaacactagaactcctagcattccccagccaagctTAGAGTTGtaatacttttttctgtctaaatatacataggctTGTGCCCTTAACAAtaggcatccattcattgttactaacaAACAGATGAAATGGAAACTCTTCTGCAGAAAAATTAAGCACTTGaaaaaaaactccaccccacattATTGGTGCAATGAAATTTCTTACCATGCTGGTTCCTTTCTCCTACTTTAGTGCATCTCCCTCTTTCCTCCAAACTGCCTTTTCCTTATTCAGGGTATATAACCATCTCCATCTCTTGTCCACTGCACAAATGCTCCCccctcactcactctctctctcacacactataGATATTAAAAGAGAAACACTGTTTATTGTTCCCTCCTTTTTAATCAGCTTAAAGATCCAAGCCTTCTATCTACCCTAGGGCAGGAAGATGGCGAtgattttctttaaagaaaaatgaaggCCCTTAAGAAAACTAATGCAGCCAGTAGCTAGGTGTATACACACACTTGTTTGGAAATATGAAGAAATATttagaatagattttttttactgTCCCTTCAATAGAAATTCCAGAGATACCAGAGTATATATAGCTGTCAACTTGAATTGTATTTGCGTGTGTAAGTTGTTTTGAGACTTTTTGCAGTGGGAAGCAACACAAATTTagtaaataatattttttcaatCAGCCTTTAAAGTTGCCCTTTTAAGGGTCAAACGAGACATGACAGCAGCAGATCCACATGTTTAAACACAGATGGGGGAGTGTATGGAGGGGGCAATTTTAACAGTAAGAGGGGCACAGAGTGGTGGATCCTCATTGGGTTTGTAGCTTACTTCCTTGCAGTCGGCCCCTCCATGGTTGAGGAGAAAAACCTCAATCAAGTTCAGATACTGCAAATAAACTCAGGAGAAAAGGACTTGGGGAGGACGCCGCAGGAGGGTTCCACATTCCTAACTTCTTTGGAAGTTAAAATCTACTCTCTCCACACCTCTTCGATCCTGGGTGAGATAGATTCAGACTTAAATACACATCTGGCACCATGACTGGGCTTGCACGACACGCCGTAGTTCGTCATCAGACGAGGACGGCTGAGGCGAGTTTCTGCGGCGGCAGCTAGAGCTCCAACCGTCGGCTGGGAGGCGCAAAGGCAGAGAGAGCGACTTCGCGCGGCAGTTGCAGCCaacgcttccccccctccccggaagGGCCGGGTTGGGGGAACGAGAGCTTTCAGACGTCACTTCCCAAAGCCTCCCGCCTCATACGATCTTCTCTTAACCAATAACGACGAGCGTACCTTCGCTTCTATACTACAACGCAATGGTCGTTTTCCAGCGTTTCCATATCCGTCCCCAGTCACATAACaaccctcccttctccttcttcctcttacCCCTCCCACCGTTTCTTTTTAGTCTCAAGATGGCCGGTTTCGTTAGCCA contains:
- the EPCIP gene encoding polycystin-1-interacting protein 1, whose amino-acid sequence is MTPIIMMAVFTQRHHLFLVGFLSFCVDSFAQGQKNNTLIFTKENTIRNCTCPNDISKNDCDYSLANLICNCKTVLPYTIDKTYYDNLTIWFTETFMLGMLLNFTAVDDLKLSLCGTIPLSTKYLTIWGVRQLQIRSEINGQLQEQSLTIYSSRDSGKQGKLKMPCKERDMITHIAVLDTSLFNGYGPLKSYSVENVSNITDHFPHLPYLDTFFTMNNKSCIVTFIY